A region from the Raphanus sativus cultivar WK10039 unplaced genomic scaffold, ASM80110v3 Scaffold4376, whole genome shotgun sequence genome encodes:
- the LOC130507353 gene encoding uncharacterized protein LOC130507353, giving the protein MARDQEGRITTAKTATLQKIMKFRMEQQQIHDEHMKKRRVHNQELEPKPPDSVQYRSRNHKRFKEEDAGKGNYLEWERTMDKWLSYNRIMRSERLSFAISQLTGRAYKWWLQEEDDRMFYKEPAITTWESLKLLLRDKYASKGHTSLKSTKKKVISTTDFRSENSETKMADYEKEISSLVKELLKTIKPLDKLKKLPKNQEPVTTVSELNDAESDSAAPIQEAQTETSL; this is encoded by the exons ATGGCAAGAGATCAAGAAGGAAGAATAACCACTGCTAAGACTGCTACTTTGCAGAAGATAATGAAATTCAGAATGGAACAGCAGCAGATACATGATGAGCATATGAAGAAAAGGAGAGTGCATAATCAAGAGCTtgagcccaagccaccagattCTGTTCAATACCGATCAAGAAATCATAAGAGGtttaaagaagaagatgcag GAAAAGGAAACTATCTAGAGTGGGAAAGAACCATGGACAAGTGGCTGAGTTACAACAGAATCATGAGGAGTGAAAGATTATCTTTTGCTATTTCTCAACTCACCGGAAGAGCTTATAAGTGGTGgttgcaagaagaagatgatcgcATGTTCTACAAGGAACCAgctatcaccacttgggaaaGTCTGAAGTTGTTACTGAGGGATAAGTATGCATCCAAAGGCCACACTTCTCTGAAATCTACAAAGAAGAAAGTCATATCTACAACAGACTTTCGAAGTGAAAATTCAGAAACCAAGATGGCTGATTATGAGAAAGAAATCAGCAGCCTTGTTAAGGAGCTTCTTAAGACCATCAAGCCCTTAGACAAGCTGAAGAAGCTCCCAAAGAATCAAGAACCAGTTACTACTGTCTCGGAACTCAATGACGCAGAATCAGACTCAGCTGCCCCAATTCAAGAAGCTCAAACCGAAACATCTTTG